From one Pseudomonadota bacterium genomic stretch:
- a CDS encoding molybdopterin-dependent oxidoreductase: MEKYSIIGKRQVRTDSAIKATGSAKFAGDFILPGMLIGKILRSPLPHAKILNIDTSKALKLKGVRAVVTGKDITDVPHGIMRVEPLPEIIRDKFSLAKQKVRFIGDEVAAVAAVDEDTAMEALELIKVDYEELPALFDIYEAMKPDAIQIHEYFPGNISTMTAFHHGDVDKAFAESDFILEDKYETQQTYHSYIEPHAVTAEYYASGDVTIWPSTQTPFYDKVCIAETIGIPVNKVRIIKPHVGGGFGGKGDVHSLFPVSALLSKITGKPVTISYTREEDISTCTRRHAAIIEQKIGVKKDGRIMGFDSKVLCDGGAYQGVSMISIFAMAVFQHGPYRLNNFKCDARRIYTNKPYCGAQRGHGGIQPRFVIETMMDIIAEKLNVDPIEIRKINALKAGDTTINKFKIRSCGHVESLDTASEGIGWKENWKKLPRGRGVGLASNFFASGPGFSYFFTNPPSHSGVNMTAEEDGSFLLYSGSTDLGQGSETALAMIAAEEIGLASIDPIKVIAADTATTPMDLGTYGSRLIVCAGNAAKMAANKIREELIETAAEALEANKEDLEARDGRIYIKGNPEKGLTIKQAVQTRLKVKRIPLSTVGYYNPPVDTGDVSGFAEGKVSLACTWSFGCHAAEVEVDEETGVVKVPKIAAAHDCGFAINRMAVEGQIEGCVSMTFGQATCEDYRTEKGWSMTNSFLDYKIPTAEDMPDVQSIIVESMDTEGPFGAKEASEGANIPTIPAIANAIYYATGARIKELPITPERILRALEKKGGKE; this comes from the coding sequence ATGGAAAAATACTCGATAATAGGAAAAAGACAAGTCAGAACAGATAGCGCAATCAAGGCTACCGGCTCTGCTAAATTTGCCGGTGACTTTATTCTTCCCGGAATGCTTATCGGAAAAATCTTAAGGAGTCCTTTACCCCATGCCAAAATTCTAAATATAGATACATCAAAGGCGCTCAAGCTTAAAGGAGTCAGGGCAGTTGTTACAGGAAAAGATATAACCGATGTTCCACATGGTATTATGAGAGTTGAACCTTTGCCCGAGATTATCAGAGACAAGTTTTCTCTTGCTAAGCAAAAGGTACGTTTTATCGGAGATGAGGTAGCTGCTGTGGCGGCTGTTGATGAAGATACGGCAATGGAAGCGCTGGAGTTAATAAAAGTTGACTACGAAGAGCTACCGGCTCTTTTTGATATCTATGAAGCAATGAAACCGGATGCTATACAGATTCATGAGTATTTTCCGGGAAATATCTCAACAATGACTGCATTTCATCACGGAGATGTAGATAAGGCTTTTGCAGAGTCTGATTTTATACTGGAAGACAAGTATGAAACCCAGCAAACATATCACTCCTATATAGAACCGCATGCAGTTACCGCCGAATATTATGCCTCCGGAGATGTAACAATATGGCCTAGTACTCAAACACCGTTTTATGACAAGGTATGCATTGCGGAAACTATAGGAATACCGGTAAACAAGGTCAGGATAATAAAACCCCATGTTGGTGGAGGATTCGGAGGAAAGGGCGATGTTCATAGTCTTTTTCCTGTATCAGCGCTGCTTTCCAAAATAACCGGCAAGCCTGTAACGATTTCTTATACAAGAGAAGAAGATATTTCTACCTGCACAAGACGCCATGCAGCTATTATAGAACAAAAAATTGGAGTTAAAAAAGATGGCCGCATAATGGGCTTTGACTCCAAGGTTCTTTGCGATGGAGGAGCTTATCAGGGTGTTTCCATGATATCCATTTTTGCTATGGCCGTCTTTCAACATGGACCTTACAGACTTAACAATTTCAAGTGTGACGCACGAAGGATATATACAAACAAGCCTTACTGTGGAGCACAAAGAGGTCATGGCGGAATTCAGCCCCGTTTTGTTATAGAAACAATGATGGATATAATCGCGGAGAAATTGAATGTTGATCCAATAGAAATACGAAAGATTAATGCTCTTAAAGCCGGAGATACCACCATTAATAAATTTAAAATAAGAAGCTGCGGCCATGTTGAATCTTTGGACACGGCTTCCGAAGGTATCGGCTGGAAAGAAAACTGGAAAAAGCTTCCCAGAGGAAGGGGTGTGGGGCTTGCTTCCAACTTCTTTGCATCAGGGCCCGGTTTTTCTTATTTCTTTACCAATCCTCCTTCACATTCAGGTGTGAACATGACTGCTGAAGAAGACGGCTCTTTTCTGCTTTACAGCGGTTCAACCGACTTAGGCCAGGGTTCAGAAACGGCTTTGGCTATGATTGCAGCAGAAGAAATCGGACTGGCCAGCATTGATCCGATTAAAGTCATTGCCGCAGATACGGCAACAACACCGATGGATCTTGGGACTTACGGCAGCAGGCTTATAGTGTGTGCCGGAAACGCCGCCAAAATGGCTGCAAACAAAATCAGGGAAGAACTTATAGAAACCGCAGCAGAAGCGCTTGAGGCAAATAAAGAAGATCTTGAGGCAAGAGACGGAAGAATATATATCAAGGGTAACCCGGAAAAAGGTTTAACTATAAAACAAGCTGTTCAGACTCGTTTAAAAGTAAAAAGAATACCTCTATCTACTGTAGGATATTATAACCCGCCTGTTGATACAGGGGATGTAAGCGGATTTGCGGAAGGCAAAGTCAGTTTGGCCTGTACCTGGAGTTTTGGTTGCCATGCTGCAGAAGTGGAAGTGGATGAAGAAACAGGTGTTGTGAAAGTACCAAAAATTGCTGCTGCTCATGACTGCGGTTTTGCCATAAACCGAATGGCGGTTGAAGGACAAATTGAAGGTTGTGTTTCCATGACCTTTGGTCAGGCAACGTGTGAAGACTACAGGACGGAAAAGGGATGGTCAATGACTAATTCATTTTTGGATTACAAGATCCCGACAGCAGAAGATATGCCCGATGTGCAATCCATCATTGTGGAATCTATGGATACGGAAGGACCATTCGGAGCCAAAGAAGCAAGTGAAGGTGCAAATATCCCCACAATTCCCGCTATAGCTAATGCAATATATTATGCTACCGGTGCCAGAATAAAAGAACTTCCCATAACCCCGGAACGAATTTTAAGGGCCCTTGAAAAGAAAGGAGGTAAAGAATAA
- a CDS encoding (2Fe-2S)-binding protein — protein sequence MKQVIELKVNGESYETAVDPHRTLLEVLRENLGLTGSKEGCDLGACGACTVIMDGKSVLACLTLAAAAHGKEITTIEGLAKEGKLNPLQQNFVDYGAIQCGYCTPGMILSAKAMLDENPKPTRAEIKRGISGNLCRCTGYTKIIEAIEVTAK from the coding sequence ATGAAACAAGTTATTGAGTTAAAGGTAAATGGGGAATCTTATGAGACAGCTGTTGATCCTCACAGAACTTTACTTGAGGTATTAAGGGAAAATCTCGGTCTGACCGGATCAAAAGAAGGCTGCGATCTGGGAGCCTGCGGAGCCTGTACGGTTATTATGGACGGAAAGTCGGTTCTTGCCTGTCTTACTCTTGCTGCTGCTGCTCACGGAAAAGAAATCACTACTATCGAAGGATTAGCAAAGGAAGGCAAACTTAATCCATTGCAGCAAAATTTTGTGGATTACGGTGCTATCCAATGTGGTTACTGTACCCCTGGAATGATATTGTCCGCCAAGGCAATGCTTGATGAAAACCCGAAGCCCACCAGAGCTGAAATAAAAAGGGGTATTTCAGGTAATTTATGCCGTTGCACCGGATACACCAAGATTATAGAAGCCATTGAGGTTACAGCAAAGTAA